A genome region from Diorhabda carinulata isolate Delta chromosome 2, icDioCari1.1, whole genome shotgun sequence includes the following:
- the LOC130903904 gene encoding uncharacterized protein LOC130903904, whose translation MSENNSTTDIFSTPKIGGSGDGDGIKKVTTRTKIPFPSSRKFNANIPCGNMKLKLEQALTDLQKPKKHNCLTKAQTVAEITPSKTKLKKKTHSELDLNEHDTRRSESSNAVDASRRCNRDRVVCKIYGYLLVHAWRRCKTRLQTLSDLSGRQLNQITQLEIQVNFLKTMRQSECEKREEAIRLCQLAKNNYNVMKEANSTLIQDLESIQKELSNTKEQLKLTKYDLKNRSEQLAKSQETLIKRKEEKMDLIAQIESQKEEILAQNAIILELQQKQYTTEMNLHNIKSSLEMKENELNEVKQQVETETKNNVLLNDTISSLQKSKFELQEHLEDLEDELQQYISNIEEIQYENVSIREDLEEVKLMLSTEKNKKWIKITRELSLLSLSALKKITKVVLEVYHMYHMY comes from the exons ATGAGCGAAAATAATAGTACAACGGATATATTTTCAACACCGAAAATAGGTGGAAGTGGAGATGGAGACGGTATCAAGAAGGTGACAACTAGAACGAAAATTCCTTTTCCTTCTTCAAGAAAATTCAACGCAAATATTCCGTGCGGGAATATGAAGTTGAAATTGGAACAAGCTTTGACAGATTTGCAGAAACCGAAAAAACACAATTGTCTTACGAAAGCCCAAACTGTTGCGGAGATAACACCGTCGAAGactaaattaaagaaaaa GACACATTCCGAATTAGATCTCAATGAACACGATACAAGACGTTCGGAAAGCTCGAATGCAGTTGATGCATCGCGACGCTGTAATAGAGACAGGGTAGTTTGTAAAATATACGGGTATCTACTTGTGCACGCTTGGCGTCGTTGTAAGACGCGTCTACAAACGCTTTCGGATCTAAGCGGTCGCCAGCTTAACCAG atcACTCAATTGGAAATAcaagttaattttttgaaaactatgaGACAATCTGAATGTGAAAAACGAGAAGAGGCAATTCGTTTGTGCCAACTGgcgaaaaataattataacgtAATGAAAGAAGCTAATTCTACTTTGATACAG GATTTAGAATCTATACAAAAGGAATTATCCAATACAAAGGAACAattaaaactaacaaaatatgacttgaaaAATCGTTCCGAACAGTTAGCCAAAAGTCAAGAGACTTTAATTAAACGCAAAGAGGAAAAAATGGATTTGATCGCTCAA atagaGAGTCAAAAAGAAGAAATTCTTGCCCAAAACGCTATTATTTTGGAATTACAACAAAAGCAGTATACCACAGAAATGAATCTTCATAACATCAAATCAAGTTTAGAAATGAAAGAGAATGAATTAAATGAAGTTAAACA ACAAGTAGAAACTGAAACCAAAAATAACGTTTTGTTAAACGATACAATAAGTTCCTTGCAGAAATCGAAATTTGAGCTTCAAGAGCATCTTGAAGATTTAGAGGATGAATTGCAACAATATATTTCTAACATTGAAGAAATACAATATGAAAATGTTAGCATTAGGGAAGATCTTGAAGAG GTTAAACTGATGTTGTCGACGGAGAAGAACAAAAAATGGATCAAAATCACTAGAGAACTATCTTTATTGTCTTTATCTGCactaaaaaaaatcaccaaagTCGTGTTAGAAGTTTATCACATGTATCAcatgtattga